One region of Juglans regia cultivar Chandler chromosome 4, Walnut 2.0, whole genome shotgun sequence genomic DNA includes:
- the LOC108993399 gene encoding collagen alpha-1(I) chain-like: MGEKATEMYLKADLQCCQCYKKVKKILCKFPEIHDQKFDEKKNLVTIKVVSCCPEKIKKKIICKGGGCIQFVEKGLQGPPGPQGPPGPQGPPGPAGPAGPPGPAGPPGPEGPPGPEGPQGPRGPPGPKPEPCHPHKPYPPNIVVPCYPVVPPVYPVCTCGCGGTRPWSCRQPYPSVCHMPCNVSRYEYCSEGDSTGCTTM, translated from the exons ATGGGTGAAAAG GCCACAGAAATGTATCTGAAGGCTGACCTGCAGTGCTGTCAATGCTACAAGAAGGTGAAGAAAATTCTATGTAAATTTCCTg AAATACATGACCAGAAATTCGACGAGAAGAAAAACTTGGTCACAATCAAAGTTGTATCCTGCTGTCCTGAGAAGATTAAGAAGAAGATCATCTGCAAGGGTGGAGGTTGCATTCAGTTTGTTGAGAAAGGGCTTCAAGGGCCTCCCGGGCCTCAAGGGCCTCCCGGGCCTCAAGGGCCTCCCGGGCCTGCGGGGCCTGCGGGACCACCAGGGCCTGCAGGACCACCTGGGCCTGAGGGACCACCAGGGCCTGAAGGGCCTCAGGGACCTCGAGGGCCTCCGGGACCAAAGCCAGAAccatgtcatccacataaaccGTATCCTCCCAATATTGTTGTACCATGTTATCCAGTAGTACCGCCCGTTTATCCAGTCTGTACTTGTGGTTGCGGAGGGACACGCCCATGGTCGTGCAGGCAACCGTATCCTAGTGTTTGTCATATGCCTTGTAATGTGAGCCGTTATGAGTACTGCAGTGAAGGAGATTCCACAGGATGCACAACCATGTAA